AACACGGTGCGTAGCGGCTCGCCGGTCGCGCCGGTCGCGCCGGTCGCGTCACGCGGCCTGCGGGGTGCCGTTCACGAAGGTGACGTGGACGACGAAGAGGTTTCGCGCGCCGGTCGGATAGCCGACCTTGCCGTCGACCCATGCGTGGAAGACCATCCACAGCCGCCCGCTCGGGTCGGTGAAGAACTCCTGACCGCCGGGACCCTGTGCGGTCGGGTTCGAGGCGAGCCACGGATTCGTCGGTGCTTTCGTGCACGGCCCGAGCGGCGTCGCGCAGACGGCGTACCCGATCGCGTAGTTCGCGCTGTCCCACTGCCCGCCGCTGTAGAAGAGGTAGACCACGCCGCTCGCAGCGATCATCGACGGACCCTCGACGATCCCGTGCTCCCAGGGCTGCGACGCGGTCACGAGCGAGATCGCCGGACCGGCGAGTCCCAAGCCGTCCCCGCGCAACGGGGCGACCTCGATCGCCGACGCGCCCTTCCACACGAGGTACGGCTGCCCGTTCGGCGCCACGAACGGGCTCGGATCGATCGCGCTCGCCGGGGTGCACACGAACGGTGCGCGCGACCCGTCGACGAACGGGCCGGCGGGGTTCGTCGCGACCGCGATGGACAGGCAGTGGCGACCGTCCGGCATCCCGGGTGCGTAGTACATGACGAACGTGCGGCCGCGCTGCAGCACTGCCGGCGCCCAGGCGTTCCGCCCGTCGGTCCACGCCGGCATGTGCGGCAAGGCCTCGTGACGGCCGCCGCCGCCGAAGATGCTCCCCGTCGTGAGGACGGGCACGTGATCGCCGTGGCTGGTCGTCGAGTACGCGTAGTACCGACGCCCGACGCGCAACACGAACGGATCGGGAAAG
This genomic stretch from Acidimicrobiia bacterium harbors:
- a CDS encoding glycoside hydrolase family 43 protein — translated: MQDDRGTPTAGTERGDLHHVARALVRARPVVVIATVVALVVGVVIIVQVVRGARGTACDRASFRVGLRGPGSAPPPPIGGGSLSSRIHRAFHGTSPAVFCDDFPDPFVLRVGRRYYAYSTTSHGDHVPVLTTGSIFGGGGRHEALPHMPAWTDGRNAWAPAVLQRGRTFVMYYAPGMPDGRHCLSIAVATNPAGPFVDGSRAPFVCTPASAIDPSPFVAPNGQPYLVWKGASAIEVAPLRGDGLGLAGPAISLVTASQPWEHGIVEGPSMIAASGVVYLFYSGGQWDSANYAIGYAVCATPLGPCTKAPTNPWLASNPTAQGPGGQEFFTDPSGRLWMVFHAWVDGKVGYPTGARNLFVVHVTFVNGTPQAA